One genomic window of uncultured delta proteobacterium includes the following:
- a CDS encoding conserved exported hypothetical protein (Evidence 4 : Homologs of previously reported genes of unknown function) has translation MKYGMMAAMAFLGFCLCLSPAYAAQGGAVETVKEGARDAAQAVKESAQDAAHGIGKATSEATQAVGEYVDDAAITAAVKSKFLAQKGLDSMDISVTTSDGVVLLSGGVEHEAQISLAERVAKEVNGVKKIVNNLIVFKK, from the coding sequence ATGAAATACGGCATGATGGCAGCTATGGCGTTTCTGGGATTTTGTCTCTGTTTGAGCCCGGCATACGCCGCGCAGGGCGGCGCCGTGGAGACGGTCAAGGAAGGCGCGCGCGATGCGGCCCAGGCGGTCAAGGAAAGCGCGCAGGATGCGGCCCATGGGATAGGCAAAGCCACGAGCGAGGCGACGCAGGCAGTGGGTGAGTATGTGGACGATGCCGCCATTACCGCGGCGGTCAAAAGCAAATTTCTGGCTCAAAAAGGTCTTGATTCCATGGACATCAGCGTCACCACGTCCGATGGCGTGGTGCTCCTCTCCGGCGGCGTGGAGCACGAAGCCCAGATCAGCCTGGCGGAGCGGGTGGCCAAAGAGGTCAATGGCGTCAAGAAAATCGTGAATAATCTCATTGTGTTCAAAAAGTAG
- a CDS encoding putative Histidine kinase (Evidence 3 : Function proposed based on presence of conserved amino acid motif, structural feature or limited homology; Product type pe : putative enzyme), with product MRILKELGLYMNFDKLQADNNTFDLALALIDAMPMCLNCWNKAFVNIYCNDEAVRLFDLTSKKEYLERFHELSPAFQPDGRSSHEAALAYVTEAFEKGQCRFEWLHQKLDGEPIPAEITLVRTIYNGEHVVAGYTRDLRELKATMEKMREADERTQIMLDATPLCANFWDSNCNNIDCNQEAVKLFELKDKQEYLDRFPELSPEFQPDGRLSSEKALANITTAFKEGYCRFEWMHQKLNGEPVPAEITLVRVKHRDGFIVVGYTRDLRELKATMEKMREADERAQIMLDATPLCANFWDKDYNNIDCNQEAVKLFGLKDKREYLDRFSDLSPEFQPDGRRSSEKALANITIAFNEGYCRFEWMHQKLDGEPIPAEITLVRVKHRDGYIVVGYTRDLRELKAMLANMREADERTQVMLDATPLCCNLWDKNFNNIDCNQEAVKLFGLRDKQEYLDRFFELSPELQPDGVPSSEKALANITIAFNEGYCRFEWMHQKLDGEPIPAEIILVRVKHRGEFIVAGYTRDLRELKAMLNEMHKVESDLRLARDAAEESTRAKSEFLANMSHEIRTPMNGILGMLHLLINTGLQPTQLDYAKKTLFSANNLLRIINDILDFSKIEAGKLEIENLPFSLQEICDELGIVFAAKIEEKGLAFRVDADIPPNRVIGAPLRLKQVLFNLVGNALKFTDAGEIRVAISSEQLEESKARYTFSVRDTGIGLTQEQLNRLFVAFTQADASTTRKYGGTGLGLAISKSLVGMMHGDIWAESMPGKGATFFFTAVFEVCDNQDPAKCTRCAAAAFNPGDCNVPAHLSGQPGERRHGHILLVEDNEINQMIAEELLKTVGYSVDIANNGQEAVQMVGQGRYDLVPMDIQMPVMDGLTATRAIRTDSCHDCLPIVAMSAHAMAGDKEKSLESGMNDHITKPISPDVLYATLDKWLARPPAGGD from the coding sequence ATGCGTATTTTGAAAGAGTTGGGGCTCTACATGAATTTTGATAAATTACAAGCCGATAATAACACATTTGATCTCGCGTTGGCGCTCATTGACGCGATGCCGATGTGCCTTAACTGCTGGAACAAAGCGTTTGTGAATATCTACTGCAACGACGAGGCAGTCAGATTGTTCGACCTGACCAGCAAAAAAGAATATCTGGAACGGTTCCACGAACTTTCGCCCGCGTTCCAGCCCGACGGGAGAAGCTCGCACGAAGCCGCCCTGGCTTATGTGACCGAAGCCTTTGAAAAAGGCCAATGCCGCTTTGAATGGCTGCACCAAAAGCTCGACGGCGAGCCGATACCGGCGGAAATAACCCTTGTGCGCACCATCTACAACGGCGAGCACGTGGTTGCGGGCTATACCCGTGATCTGCGCGAGCTGAAAGCCACCATGGAAAAAATGCGCGAGGCCGACGAGCGCACCCAGATCATGCTTGATGCGACCCCGCTCTGCGCCAACTTCTGGGACAGCAACTGCAACAATATCGACTGCAACCAGGAAGCCGTCAAACTGTTCGAGCTCAAGGACAAGCAGGAATATCTCGACCGGTTTCCCGAGCTTTCGCCCGAATTCCAGCCAGACGGCAGGCTCTCCTCCGAGAAAGCGCTGGCGAACATCACCACCGCCTTCAAAGAAGGATACTGCCGCTTTGAGTGGATGCACCAGAAACTCAACGGCGAACCGGTCCCGGCGGAGATAACCCTTGTGCGCGTGAAACACCGCGACGGTTTCATCGTGGTCGGGTACACCCGCGACCTGCGCGAATTGAAAGCCACCATGGAAAAAATGCGCGAAGCCGACGAACGGGCCCAGATCATGCTGGACGCGACCCCGCTTTGCGCCAATTTCTGGGACAAAGACTACAACAACATCGACTGCAACCAGGAAGCCGTCAAACTCTTCGGGCTCAAAGATAAACGAGAATATCTCGACCGTTTCTCCGACCTCTCGCCCGAGTTCCAGCCCGACGGCAGGCGCTCTTCCGAGAAAGCGCTGGCAAACATCACCATCGCGTTCAACGAGGGGTACTGCCGGTTCGAATGGATGCACCAGAAGCTCGACGGCGAGCCCATCCCGGCGGAGATCACCCTTGTCCGGGTCAAGCACCGCGACGGGTATATCGTGGTGGGCTACACCCGCGACCTGCGTGAACTGAAAGCGATGCTGGCCAACATGCGCGAGGCGGACGAGCGGACGCAGGTCATGCTGGACGCCACTCCGCTTTGCTGCAACCTGTGGGATAAGAATTTCAACAACATCGACTGCAACCAGGAAGCGGTCAAGCTGTTCGGCCTCAGGGACAAACAGGAATACCTCGACCGGTTTTTCGAGCTCTCGCCCGAACTCCAGCCCGATGGCGTGCCCTCGTCCGAGAAGGCTCTGGCGAACATCACCATCGCGTTCAACGAGGGGTACTGCCGGTTCGAGTGGATGCACCAGAAGCTCGACGGCGAGCCCATCCCGGCGGAAATCATCCTTGTGCGGGTCAAACACAGGGGGGAATTCATCGTTGCCGGGTACACGCGGGACCTGCGCGAACTCAAGGCCATGCTTAACGAGATGCACAAGGTTGAATCCGATCTGCGCCTTGCGCGGGACGCGGCGGAAGAAAGCACGCGGGCGAAAAGCGAATTCCTGGCGAACATGAGCCACGAGATCCGCACCCCCATGAACGGGATTCTCGGCATGCTCCACCTGCTCATCAATACCGGGCTGCAACCCACCCAGCTGGACTACGCAAAAAAAACGCTGTTTTCCGCGAACAACCTCTTACGCATCATCAACGACATACTGGATTTCTCGAAGATCGAGGCCGGCAAGCTGGAAATAGAGAACCTTCCGTTTTCGCTGCAGGAAATCTGCGACGAGCTGGGGATCGTGTTCGCCGCGAAGATAGAGGAAAAAGGCCTCGCCTTCCGGGTGGATGCGGATATTCCGCCCAACCGCGTCATCGGCGCCCCCCTGCGGCTGAAGCAGGTGCTGTTCAACCTCGTCGGCAACGCGCTCAAGTTTACGGACGCGGGGGAAATCCGCGTGGCCATCAGCAGCGAGCAACTGGAGGAATCAAAAGCCCGCTACACGTTCTCCGTGCGGGACACGGGCATAGGGCTGACACAGGAGCAATTGAACCGCCTGTTCGTGGCCTTCACCCAGGCGGATGCCTCCACGACCAGAAAATACGGCGGCACGGGCCTCGGCCTTGCCATTTCCAAGAGCCTCGTCGGCATGATGCACGGCGATATCTGGGCGGAAAGCATGCCCGGCAAGGGCGCCACGTTCTTTTTCACCGCTGTTTTCGAAGTCTGTGACAACCAGGATCCCGCGAAATGCACGCGATGCGCCGCCGCCGCGTTCAACCCCGGCGATTGCAATGTGCCCGCCCACCTCTCGGGCCAGCCCGGCGAGCGGCGTCACGGCCACATTCTTCTGGTGGAAGACAACGAAATCAACCAGATGATCGCCGAGGAACTTCTGAAAACGGTCGGGTATTCTGTGGATATCGCCAACAACGGCCAGGAGGCGGTGCAAATGGTCGGCCAGGGGCGGTACGACCTCGTGCCGATGGATATTCAGATGCCCGTCATGGACGGCCTCACGGCCACCCGGGCCATCCGGACGGACAGCTGCCACGACTGCCTGCCCATCGTCGCCATGTCGGCGCACGCCATGGCGGGCGACAAGGAAAAGAGCCTTGAGAGCGGGATGAACGACCATATCACCAAGCCGATTTCCCCGGACGTGCTGTACGCCACCCTGGACAAATGGCTCGCGCGGCCGCCGGCGGGCGGCGACTGA
- a CDS encoding putative Histidine kinase (Evidence 3 : Function proposed based on presence of conserved amino acid motif, structural feature or limited homology; Product type pe : putative enzyme), with protein MRRLLAVFPALVLVGLLAGPAFSAETQTLNFVINIDESTLVDRVLHAALQRAGFAMTMDAAPMTYAIQMANSGERDGLASQVRGIEGKFPNLVMVPEQLLKVSFPVFARSDFPMEIRSWQDLSGLRVGHLYQKTYIINHLNPDLTASVQRESFYDLNVALANGECDVIITSATFKTDLIIAPGLKKVGVLDDSSSYTYLNKKYADLVPALAESLRQMKADGTYERLLSGDFQENRQQKQILHISSSYPEDPWEQGLKLGMDEELRNNRDIFYHNIPLYDNRFKTAGERAKNAYYAVRTLFSSTPPDLIIASGNSALFFVCGYYSVFFSGIPVVYCDISHDVPYLWLLGGNGRGVLERIPARDTVDLMLRLYPDLKRIFVVNDYTDKGLSWRKAMEEDLNGYTGKVAITHSENIPFAELQKVIATLPPHSAILFGEYSMDSAGLYFPQSDLQRKVRAVAKVPMFGTMADSFGFGQLGGKYVNPESQGKLAAATALSVLDGTAGTALPHDTASLNRWMADEAVMTRLGFTRDRFPGDALFINGKPTLYESNPQAFFLFIALSVLGSATIVSLAVFTVVMRRKNLRLMSIQKSLHTAEEMKEAADAANQAKSRFLANMSHEIRTPMNAIMGMLKIAKDSNELGKIHASLAAAEASSEHLLGVINDILDISKIESGKIDLFEEPFCPEETLGTIVNVIAGKVAEKEQDLLIRFGTVVPPRLYGDVMRLNQVVINLLSNAVKFSDPGSKIRMDLSCRCEGGQATVECSVADEGIGLSEEQMAGLFQAFQQADNSITKRFGGTGLGLAISKKIISMMGGDITVTSTLGQGSRFTFFVVLRVADALPDPEFDALLQKAASMHVLLVNDDAEAAGYTCEILDHYGVRYERAGSCEEAAAVLKACEARGDAVNVVLMEHHLAGVTACEDLRRLRREGEPLPKIILLSPQHPASLGDEAKDAGVDLFLQKPVLPSPLLRALGEVLGMAAPAAEEECRETVRTYPGKRIMLVEDIEINREIVKALLEPTLADIIEAENGREAVDLFNADPDGFDLILMDVQMPVMDGYTATRAIRSSDHPQGADIPILAMTANAFREDIEEARRALMNGHVSKPLDAAKLYETLAVHLSHSTVTA; from the coding sequence ATGAGACGTTTACTGGCCGTGTTTCCCGCTTTGGTGCTTGTGGGCCTGCTTGCCGGGCCCGCGTTTTCCGCTGAAACACAGACACTGAATTTTGTTATCAATATAGACGAGTCCACGCTGGTCGACAGAGTCCTGCACGCCGCTTTGCAACGGGCCGGCTTCGCCATGACCATGGACGCCGCTCCCATGACCTACGCCATCCAGATGGCCAACAGCGGCGAGAGGGACGGCCTGGCCTCGCAGGTCAGGGGAATCGAGGGAAAATTCCCCAATCTGGTCATGGTTCCCGAGCAGCTGTTGAAAGTCAGTTTTCCGGTGTTCGCCCGGAGCGATTTCCCCATGGAAATCCGCTCGTGGCAAGATCTGTCCGGGTTGCGCGTGGGGCACTTGTATCAGAAAACATATATCATAAACCACTTGAACCCCGATTTGACGGCGAGCGTCCAGCGCGAATCCTTTTATGATCTGAACGTCGCCCTCGCAAACGGCGAGTGCGACGTCATCATCACCAGCGCAACCTTCAAGACAGACCTCATTATCGCGCCGGGCCTGAAAAAGGTCGGCGTCCTGGACGACAGCTCCTCGTATACCTATCTGAACAAGAAATATGCGGATCTTGTTCCCGCGCTTGCCGAAAGTCTCCGCCAAATGAAGGCCGACGGCACCTATGAACGGCTCCTGAGTGGCGATTTTCAGGAAAACAGGCAGCAGAAGCAAATTTTGCACATTTCTTCCTCGTATCCTGAAGACCCTTGGGAACAGGGGCTCAAACTCGGAATGGACGAAGAGCTGAGAAATAACAGGGATATCTTCTATCACAATATCCCCCTCTACGATAACCGGTTCAAAACCGCGGGCGAGCGTGCGAAAAACGCGTATTATGCCGTCAGGACGCTATTCAGTTCGACCCCTCCGGATTTGATCATCGCGTCCGGCAACAGCGCGTTGTTTTTTGTGTGCGGCTATTACAGCGTGTTTTTCAGCGGCATACCCGTCGTCTATTGCGATATAAGCCATGACGTTCCGTATCTCTGGCTGCTCGGCGGCAACGGCCGGGGGGTGCTGGAACGCATCCCGGCCAGGGATACGGTCGATCTGATGCTGCGTCTTTACCCCGATCTGAAACGTATTTTTGTCGTCAATGACTATACGGACAAGGGCCTTTCCTGGCGCAAGGCGATGGAGGAGGACCTGAACGGCTACACGGGTAAGGTCGCGATCACCCACAGTGAGAATATCCCCTTCGCGGAACTCCAGAAAGTGATAGCAACGCTGCCCCCGCACTCGGCGATCCTTTTCGGGGAATACTCCATGGACAGCGCGGGCCTGTATTTCCCCCAGTCGGATCTGCAGCGAAAGGTCCGCGCCGTGGCGAAGGTTCCCATGTTCGGCACCATGGCCGACAGTTTCGGCTTCGGCCAGCTGGGCGGCAAATACGTCAATCCCGAAAGCCAGGGGAAGCTGGCCGCGGCCACGGCGCTTTCCGTCCTGGACGGGACGGCCGGGACCGCGCTCCCGCACGACACCGCCTCCCTGAACCGCTGGATGGCGGATGAGGCGGTTATGACGCGACTGGGGTTCACCAGGGACCGGTTTCCCGGGGATGCCCTGTTCATCAACGGCAAGCCCACGCTTTACGAGTCAAACCCCCAGGCGTTTTTCCTTTTTATCGCCTTGTCCGTGCTCGGGAGCGCCACCATTGTCAGCCTCGCCGTTTTTACCGTTGTCATGCGGCGGAAAAATCTGCGCCTCATGAGCATCCAGAAAAGCCTGCACACGGCGGAAGAAATGAAGGAAGCCGCCGACGCGGCCAACCAGGCTAAAAGCCGTTTTCTGGCGAACATGAGCCACGAGATACGCACCCCCATGAACGCCATCATGGGGATGCTGAAAATAGCGAAAGACTCAAACGAACTGGGAAAAATACACGCGTCGCTCGCCGCGGCGGAGGCTTCCTCGGAACACCTCCTGGGCGTCATCAACGACATTCTGGATATTTCCAAGATCGAATCCGGGAAAATAGACCTCTTTGAAGAACCGTTCTGCCCGGAAGAGACCCTGGGCACCATCGTCAACGTGATCGCAGGCAAGGTCGCGGAAAAGGAGCAGGATCTGCTGATCCGGTTCGGCACCGTCGTTCCTCCGCGGTTGTACGGCGACGTGATGCGTCTGAACCAGGTCGTCATCAACTTGCTTTCCAATGCTGTCAAGTTTTCAGACCCCGGCTCCAAGATCCGCATGGACCTGAGCTGCCGGTGCGAAGGCGGACAGGCGACGGTGGAGTGCTCCGTTGCCGACGAGGGGATCGGTCTGAGCGAGGAACAGATGGCCGGGCTGTTCCAGGCGTTCCAGCAGGCGGATAACAGCATCACCAAACGGTTCGGCGGCACGGGGCTGGGGCTTGCCATATCCAAAAAGATCATCTCCATGATGGGCGGCGACATCACGGTGACCAGCACCCTGGGCCAAGGGAGCCGGTTTACCTTTTTCGTCGTCCTGCGGGTCGCCGACGCCCTTCCGGACCCGGAATTCGACGCTTTGCTGCAAAAGGCCGCCTCCATGCACGTTCTTCTGGTCAATGACGACGCGGAGGCGGCCGGGTATACGTGTGAGATTCTGGATCATTACGGCGTCCGGTACGAAAGGGCGGGGAGTTGCGAAGAGGCCGCCGCCGTTCTGAAGGCATGCGAGGCGCGGGGCGATGCCGTGAACGTGGTGCTCATGGAGCATCATTTGGCGGGAGTTACGGCGTGTGAGGATTTACGGCGGCTCCGCCGGGAAGGCGAGCCGTTGCCCAAGATCATTCTGCTTTCTCCCCAGCATCCCGCCTCTCTCGGGGACGAGGCCAAAGACGCGGGCGTGGATCTTTTCCTGCAAAAACCGGTGCTCCCCTCCCCGTTGCTCCGGGCTCTGGGCGAAGTGCTGGGCATGGCGGCGCCCGCCGCCGAGGAAGAGTGCCGGGAAACCGTGAGAACATACCCCGGCAAACGCATCATGCTGGTTGAAGATATCGAAATCAACCGCGAGATCGTCAAGGCGCTGCTTGAGCCGACGCTGGCGGATATTATCGAGGCCGAGAACGGCCGGGAAGCGGTGGATCTTTTCAACGCGGATCCCGACGGCTTCGACCTGATCCTCATGGACGTGCAAATGCCGGTCATGGACGGGTACACGGCCACCCGGGCCATACGCTCCAGCGACCATCCGCAGGGAGCGGATATCCCCATTCTGGCAATGACGGCCAACGCGTTCCGGGAAGACATCGAGGAAGCCCGCCGCGCCCTGATGAACGGGCATGTGAGCAAACCCCTGGATGCGGCCAAACTGTACGAAACCCTTGCCGTTCATCTGTCCCATTCCACGGTGACGGCATAA
- a CDS encoding hypothetical protein (Evidence 5 : No homology to any previously reported sequences), which yields MIYSAAARFPLPGHFARAGILHGVSLPTLRIRIKDLIQRPVLLCTHVRPSGSPVRRPPCPGNGRKR from the coding sequence TTGATTTATTCGGCGGCAGCGCGGTTTCCCTTGCCGGGACACTTCGCGCGGGCAGGCATACTGCACGGCGTGTCCCTGCCCACACTCCGGATTAGAATAAAAGATCTGATACAACGGCCTGTTCTGTTGTGCACGCATGTGCGGCCGTCCGGCAGTCCGGTCCGCCGGCCACCGTGCCCAGGCAATGGCCGCAAACGGTAA